A genomic region of Paroedura picta isolate Pp20150507F chromosome 4, Ppicta_v3.0, whole genome shotgun sequence contains the following coding sequences:
- the LOC143836444 gene encoding androgen-induced gene 1 protein-like, whose protein sequence is MVLGLQGRRTVTVLHILCCLWAIFALTQNIGLPQSARRERENTYGGQWKHLTFLNQIFQTILFVLCVIIDVVGLCIPSHEKKVSSILVPVRDFIFATLVFPVGLFVAVVFWGLYAYDRELVYPRELDEVNPIWLNHSMHTTILPLLFIELIICPHKYVSALKSIFGLTVFTITYLSWITWVHHASGIWAYPVLAVLNVPGKIVFFSIAYCIVLMFYFLGWLLTKQLWARRRKQL, encoded by the exons ATGGTCTTGGGGCTGCAGGGCCGGAGGACCGTCACGGTCCTTCACATCCTCTGCTGCCTGTGGGCCATCTTCGCCCTCACCCAGAACATTGGGCTGCCCCAGTCCGCCCGCAGGGAACGAGAAAACACCTATGGGGGCCAATGGAAACATCTGACCTTCCTGAACCAG ATTTTTCAGACAATACTGTTTGTGTTGTGTGTCATCATTGATGTAGTAGGTCTCTGCATCCCTTCCCATGAGAAGAAAGTATCATCAATATTGGTGCCTGTCAGAGATTTCATCTTCGCAACATTAGTCTTCCCTGTCGGCTTA tttgTAGCTGTTGTTTTCTGGGGTCTCTATGCTTATGACCGAGAACTCGTGTACCCGAGAGAACTTGATGAGGTTAATCCAATATGGCTTAATCATTCTATG CATACTACCATCCTGCCCCTGCTTTTCATAGAGCTTATAATATGCCCACATAAATACGTTAGCGCGTTAAAGAGCATTTTTGGACTTACCGTCTTCACAATTACATACCTCTCCTG GATAACATGGGTACACCATGCATCTGGGATTTGGGCATACCCAGTATTAGCCGTTCTCAATGTACCTGGAAAAatagtatttttttccatagccTACTGCATAGTGCTAATGTTCTACTTCCTCGGGTGGCTGCTAACAAAACAATTATGGG cAAGACGCAGAAAACAATTGTAG